A single window of Helicobacter pylori DNA harbors:
- the mfd gene encoding transcription-repair coupling factor, translating into MIQSSLYKALSEGFDYQILACKDFKESKLAKEVISYFKPNIKAVLFPEFRAKKNDDLRSFFEEFLQLLGDLREFYQALENKQEVIIIAPISALLHPLPKKELLESFKITLLEKYNLKDLKDKLFYYGYEILDLVEVEGEASFRGDIVDIYIPNSKAYRLSFFDTECESIKELDPTTQMSLKEDLLEIEIPPTLFSLDEPSYKDLKTKVEQSPLNSFSKDLTSFGLWFLGEKAQDLLSVYKSVISPKALEEIQELASLNELDCERFKFLKVLENAQGYEDLEIHAHALEGFIALHSNHKITLLAPNKTILDNTISVLDAGNMECVIAPFVLNFKTPDRIFISLNSFERKKKHRKSKLALNELNPGEWVVHDDYGVGVFSQLVQHSVLGSKRDFLEIAYLGEDKLLLPVENLHLIARYVAQSDSVPAKDRLGKGSFLKLKAKVRTNLLEIASKIIELAAERNLILGKKMDTHLAELEVFKSHAGFEYTSDQEKAIAEISKDLSSKRVMDRLLNGDVGFGKTEVAMHAIFCAFLNGFQSALVVPTTLLAHQHFETLRARFENFGVKVARLDRYIKTSEKNKLLKAVKLGLVDVLVGTHAILGAKFKNLGLVVVDEEHKFGVKQKEALKELSKSVHFLSMSATPIPRTLNMALSQIKGISSLKTPPTDRKPSRTFLKEKNDELLKEIIYRELRRNGQIFYIHNHIASISKVKTKLEDLIPKLKIAILHSQINANKSEEIMLEFAKGNYQVLLCTSIVESGIHLPNANTIIIDNAQNFGLADLHQLRGRVGRGKKEGFCYFLIEDQKSLNEQALKRLLALEKNSYLGSGESIAYHDLEIRGGGNLLGQDQSGHIKNIGYALYTRMLEDAIYELSGGKKRLEKSVEIQLGVSAFLNPELIASDSLRLDLYRRLSLCENVDEVGQIHEEIEDRFGKIDDLSAQFLQIITLKILANQLGIIKLSNFNQNITLTYNDEHKESLKAPSKDDNDILETLLKHLRAQISLKRR; encoded by the coding sequence ATGATCCAATCTAGCCTTTATAAAGCCTTAAGTGAAGGCTTTGATTATCAAATACTCGCTTGTAAGGATTTTAAAGAATCCAAGCTCGCTAAAGAAGTCATAAGCTATTTTAAGCCAAATATTAAAGCCGTTCTTTTCCCAGAGTTTAGGGCTAAAAAAAACGACGATTTGCGTTCGTTTTTTGAAGAATTTTTACAGCTTTTAGGGGATTTGAGGGAGTTTTATCAGGCCTTAGAAAACAAGCAAGAAGTTATCATCATTGCCCCTATTAGCGCGTTATTGCACCCTTTACCCAAAAAAGAACTTTTAGAGAGCTTTAAAATCACTCTTTTAGAAAAATATAACCTTAAGGATTTGAAAGACAAGCTCTTTTATTATGGTTATGAAATTTTAGACTTAGTGGAAGTGGAAGGCGAAGCGAGCTTTAGGGGGGATATTGTGGATATTTATATACCTAATTCTAAGGCGTATCGCTTGAGTTTTTTTGACACGGAGTGTGAGAGCATTAAGGAATTGGATCCCACCACTCAAATGAGTCTCAAAGAAGATTTGTTAGAAATTGAAATCCCCCCCACGCTTTTTAGTTTGGACGAACCATCTTATAAGGATCTGAAAACAAAAGTGGAGCAAAGCCCCTTAAATAGCTTTTCTAAAGATTTAACCAGTTTTGGTTTGTGGTTTTTAGGAGAAAAAGCGCAAGACTTGCTAAGCGTTTATAAAAGCGTTATAAGCCCTAAAGCTTTAGAAGAAATTCAAGAATTAGCGAGCTTAAACGAATTGGATTGTGAGCGTTTCAAATTTTTAAAGGTTTTAGAAAACGCGCAAGGTTATGAAGATTTAGAAATCCATGCGCATGCCCTAGAAGGCTTTATCGCTTTGCATTCAAATCATAAAATCACGCTCCTAGCCCCTAATAAAACGATTTTAGACAACACGATAAGCGTGCTTGATGCAGGCAACATGGAATGCGTGATCGCCCCCTTTGTGTTAAATTTTAAAACCCCTGATAGGATTTTTATCTCGCTCAATTCCTTTGAAAGGAAGAAAAAGCATAGAAAATCCAAGCTCGCTTTGAACGAGTTGAATCCGGGCGAATGGGTGGTGCATGATGATTATGGGGTGGGCGTGTTTTCTCAATTAGTCCAGCACAGCGTTTTAGGGAGCAAGAGGGATTTTTTAGAAATCGCTTATTTGGGCGAAGACAAACTGCTGTTGCCAGTAGAAAATTTGCATCTCATCGCTCGCTATGTGGCGCAAAGCGATAGCGTGCCAGCTAAAGACCGGCTAGGGAAAGGGAGCTTTCTCAAATTAAAAGCTAAAGTCAGGACTAATCTTTTAGAGATTGCTAGCAAGATCATTGAACTAGCGGCCGAACGCAATTTGATCTTGGGTAAAAAGATGGACACGCATTTAGCGGAGTTGGAAGTCTTTAAATCGCATGCGGGGTTTGAATACACTAGCGATCAAGAAAAAGCCATCGCTGAAATTTCAAAGGATTTAAGCTCTAAGAGAGTGATGGACAGATTGTTGAATGGGGATGTGGGTTTTGGGAAAACGGAAGTGGCGATGCATGCGATTTTTTGCGCGTTTTTGAACGGCTTTCAAAGCGCACTAGTCGTGCCTACTACTTTATTAGCGCACCAGCATTTTGAGACTTTAAGGGCGCGTTTTGAAAATTTTGGCGTTAAAGTGGCTCGTTTGGACAGGTATATTAAAACCAGCGAAAAAAACAAGCTTTTAAAGGCCGTAAAATTAGGGCTAGTTGATGTTCTTGTAGGCACGCATGCGATTTTAGGCGCGAAATTTAAAAACTTGGGTTTAGTGGTGGTGGATGAAGAGCATAAATTTGGCGTGAAACAAAAAGAAGCTTTAAAAGAATTGAGCAAAAGCGTGCATTTTTTAAGCATGTCCGCCACGCCTATCCCGCGCACTCTAAACATGGCGCTCTCTCAAATTAAAGGCATTAGCTCTTTAAAAACCCCGCCCACAGACAGAAAGCCCAGCCGCACTTTTTTGAAAGAAAAAAATGACGAGCTCTTAAAAGAGATTATTTACAGGGAATTACGCCGTAACGGGCAAATTTTTTACATCCATAACCACATCGCTAGCATTTCAAAAGTCAAAACCAAGCTAGAAGATTTAATCCCTAAACTCAAAATCGCCATTTTGCATTCCCAGATTAACGCTAATAAGAGCGAAGAAATCATGCTAGAGTTTGCTAAGGGAAACTATCAGGTTTTATTATGCACTTCTATTGTGGAATCAGGGATCCATTTGCCTAACGCCAACACGATTATTATTGATAATGCGCAAAATTTCGGGCTGGCTGATTTGCACCAATTGAGAGGGCGTGTGGGGAGAGGTAAAAAAGAAGGCTTTTGTTATTTTCTCATAGAAGATCAAAAAAGTTTGAACGAACAGGCTTTAAAACGCTTGCTCGCTTTAGAAAAAAATTCGTATTTAGGCAGCGGGGAGAGTATCGCTTATCATGATTTAGAAATCAGGGGGGGCGGGAATTTGCTTGGGCAAGATCAGAGCGGACATATTAAAAATATCGGTTATGCGCTCTATACGCGCATGCTTGAAGACGCGATTTATGAATTGAGTGGAGGGAAGAAAAGGCTTGAAAAAAGCGTAGAAATCCAACTTGGCGTGAGCGCTTTTTTAAACCCTGAACTCATTGCAAGCGATAGTTTGAGGCTGGATTTATACCGCCGTTTGAGTTTGTGTGAAAATGTAGATGAGGTGGGGCAAATCCATGAAGAAATAGAAGACAGGTTTGGCAAAATAGACGATTTGAGCGCTCAATTTTTGCAAATCATTACGCTTAAAATTCTAGCCAACCAACTTGGCATCATTAAACTTTCTAATTTCAATCAAAACATCACCCTTACTTATAACGATGAACATAAAGAAAGCTTGAAAGCCCCAAGCAAAGACGATAACGATATTTTAGAAACCCTTTTGAAACATTTGCGCGCTCAAATTTCTTTAAAGCGGCGTTAA
- a CDS encoding class 1 fructose-bisphosphatase, which translates to MDYKHFKGKHANIVIKIISLLEKGVKKAQEILEKPDAGSYTKLENSSGDTPIKADLALDKFLEETFLSLENIKSVFSEEKETPVTKENGSYLIAYDPLDGSSVMEANFLVGTIIGVYEKDYKAQNLVASLYVVFGHKIELMVALDKVYRYAFYQNKFHFIETIVLENKGKIVASGGNQKDFSLGLKKALEGFFAENYRLRYSGSMVADVHHVLVKKGGMFSYPQKKLRKLFEVFPLALMVEKAKGEAFYFDKGVKKRLLEQSVENYHEKSECYLASQHEAQILEKYLKGE; encoded by the coding sequence ATGGATTACAAACATTTTAAAGGCAAGCATGCAAACATCGTTATAAAAATCATCAGTCTTTTAGAAAAAGGGGTTAAAAAAGCCCAAGAAATTTTAGAAAAGCCGGACGCTGGGAGTTACACTAAGCTAGAAAACAGCAGCGGGGATACGCCCATTAAAGCGGATTTAGCCCTAGACAAATTTTTAGAAGAAACTTTTTTGAGTTTAGAAAACATCAAAAGCGTTTTTAGTGAAGAAAAAGAAACGCCCGTTACTAAAGAAAACGGCTCTTATTTGATCGCTTATGACCCACTAGATGGGAGCTCAGTCATGGAGGCGAATTTCTTAGTAGGCACGATTATAGGGGTTTATGAAAAGGATTATAAGGCGCAAAATTTAGTTGCAAGCCTTTATGTGGTTTTTGGGCATAAAATAGAATTAATGGTGGCTTTAGACAAGGTTTATCGTTACGCTTTTTACCAAAACAAGTTTCATTTTATAGAAACCATCGTTTTAGAAAATAAGGGTAAAATCGTCGCTAGCGGAGGCAATCAAAAGGATTTTTCTTTGGGCTTAAAAAAGGCTTTAGAAGGGTTTTTTGCAGAAAATTACCGCTTACGATATTCAGGATCTATGGTGGCCGATGTCCATCATGTGTTGGTTAAAAAAGGCGGAATGTTTTCCTACCCGCAAAAGAAATTGCGAAAGCTTTTTGAAGTCTTTCCTTTAGCCTTGATGGTTGAAAAAGCTAAAGGGGAAGCGTTTTATTTTGATAAAGGGGTTAAAAAGCGTTTGCTAGAGCAAAGCGTAGAAAATTACCATGAAAAAAGCGAATGCTATTTAGCCAGCCAGCATGAAGCTCAGATTTTAGAAAAATATTTAAAGGGAGAATGA
- a CDS encoding 3'-5' exonuclease → MPINLLHKDIQALIARLKHQDLSLSMLEKSLSRLIYDEVNLEYLKACGLNFVETSENLITLKNLKTPLKDEVFSFIDLETTGSCPLKHEILEIGAVQVKGGEIINRFETLVKVKSVPDYIAELTGIAYEDTLNAPSAHEALQELRLFLGNSVFVAHNANFDYNFLGRYFVEKLHCPLLNLKLCTLDLSKRAILSMRYSLSFLKELLGFGIEVSHRAYADALASYKLFEICLLNLPNYIKTTMDLIDFSKCANTLIKRPPRARHQETLSPFPLFERTKGLLNIIKATS, encoded by the coding sequence ATGCCAATAAATCTCTTGCATAAAGACATTCAAGCCCTAATCGCTCGCTTAAAGCACCAGGATTTAAGCTTAAGCATGCTAGAAAAATCGCTCTCTCGCCTTATTTATGATGAAGTCAATTTGGAATATTTAAAAGCATGCGGGCTTAATTTCGTAGAAACGAGCGAAAATTTAATCACGCTCAAAAACCTTAAAACCCCCCTTAAAGATGAGGTTTTTTCCTTTATTGATTTAGAAACCACCGGCTCTTGCCCCCTAAAGCATGAGATTTTAGAAATCGGAGCCGTGCAAGTAAAGGGGGGGGAAATCATCAATCGTTTTGAAACCCTTGTGAAAGTCAAAAGCGTGCCTGATTATATCGCTGAGCTTACAGGAATCGCTTATGAAGACACCCTAAACGCCCCAAGCGCGCATGAAGCTTTGCAAGAATTGCGGCTTTTTTTAGGCAACAGCGTGTTTGTAGCCCATAACGCTAATTTTGATTACAACTTTTTAGGGCGTTATTTTGTGGAAAAATTGCATTGCCCCTTATTGAATTTAAAGCTTTGCACTTTGGATTTATCCAAACGAGCCATTTTGTCCATGCGTTATTCTTTGAGCTTTTTAAAAGAGCTTTTGGGGTTTGGTATAGAAGTCAGCCATAGAGCCTATGCGGACGCTTTAGCGAGCTATAAGCTCTTTGAAATATGCTTATTAAACTTGCCCAATTACATCAAAACGACAATGGATTTGATTGATTTTTCCAAATGCGCTAACACCTTGATCAAAAGGCCTCCAAGAGCTAGACACCAAGAGACTCTATCGCCATTTCCTCTTTTTGAGAGGACAAAGGGTTTGTTAAATATCATAAAAGCAACCAGTTAA
- a CDS encoding ubiquinol-cytochrome c reductase iron-sulfur subunit, producing MADIQRRDFLGMSLASVTAIGAIASLVAMKKTWDPLPSVVSAGFTTIDVANMQEGQFSTVEWRGKPVYILKRSKKEGFNERRDFKIGESVFTTAIQICTHLGCIPTYQDEEKGFLCPCHGGRFTSDGVNIAGTPPPRPFDIPPFKIEGTKITFGEAGAEYKKMMAKA from the coding sequence ATGGCAGATATTCAAAGGCGTGATTTTTTAGGAATGAGCCTTGCTAGTGTTACAGCTATAGGGGCTATAGCGAGTCTGGTAGCGATGAAAAAGACTTGGGATCCGCTTCCAAGCGTTGTTTCAGCCGGTTTTACGACCATAGATGTGGCGAACATGCAAGAAGGGCAGTTCTCCACCGTGGAATGGCGTGGGAAACCGGTCTATATCCTCAAGCGTTCTAAAAAAGAGGGCTTTAATGAAAGGCGCGATTTTAAAATTGGCGAGAGCGTTTTTACCACAGCCATTCAAATTTGCACGCATTTAGGGTGTATCCCCACTTATCAAGATGAAGAAAAAGGCTTTTTATGCCCATGCCATGGGGGGCGTTTCACTTCTGATGGCGTGAATATTGCCGGCACTCCCCCTCCACGCCCTTTTGATATCCCGCCCTTTAAAATTGAAGGCACTAAAATCACTTTTGGTGAAGCCGGGGCTGAATACAAGAAAATGATGGCTAAAGCGTAA
- a CDS encoding cytochrome c1, whose translation MKEFKILIILIVVVGVIYYGVEPYAHSVMHPKVAPADFAFKDLEPMDLKNGDANKGKQLVSENCTACHGIKSQNIPAPMDSLSASNSFGVVPPDLSHVAGVLNANFLAHFIKDPVKTAKLSHKFNDERPYPMPAFSQFSDQDLSDIVAYLTSILPKSLSDKEVFAQSCQRCHSLDYAKDKAFSDPKDLANYLGSHAPDLSMMIRAKGEHGLNVFINDPQKLLPGTAMPRVGLSEKAQKQVISYLEKAGDRKKHERNTLGIKIMIFFAVLSFLAYAWKRKVWSEVH comes from the coding sequence ATGAAAGAATTTAAGATTCTAATCATCCTTATTGTGGTGGTAGGCGTGATTTATTATGGGGTTGAGCCTTATGCGCATTCGGTGATGCACCCTAAAGTCGCTCCGGCAGATTTTGCGTTTAAGGATTTAGAGCCGATGGATTTAAAAAATGGCGACGCTAATAAGGGCAAACAGCTTGTATCCGAAAATTGCACCGCTTGCCATGGCATTAAATCCCAAAACATTCCAGCCCCTATGGATAGTCTTAGCGCGAGCAACTCTTTTGGGGTTGTGCCACCGGATTTAAGCCATGTGGCGGGGGTTTTGAACGCGAATTTCTTAGCCCACTTCATCAAAGATCCTGTGAAAACGGCGAAATTGAGCCATAAATTCAACGATGAAAGGCCCTATCCTATGCCGGCCTTTTCTCAATTTAGCGATCAAGATTTGAGCGATATTGTGGCGTATCTCACTTCTATTTTGCCTAAAAGTTTGAGCGATAAGGAAGTGTTTGCCCAAAGCTGTCAAAGGTGCCATAGCCTAGATTATGCGAAAGATAAGGCCTTTAGCGATCCTAAAGATCTAGCCAATTATTTAGGCTCTCATGCGCCTGATTTGTCCATGATGATTAGGGCTAAGGGCGAACATGGCTTGAACGTTTTCATCAACGATCCGCAAAAGCTTTTGCCTGGCACGGCCATGCCTAGAGTGGGGTTGAGTGAAAAGGCTCAAAAACAAGTCATTTCTTATTTGGAAAAAGCGGGCGATAGGAAAAAACATGAAAGGAATACTTTAGGGATAAAAATCATGATTTTCTTTGCAGTGCTGTCGTTCTTGGCTTATGCATGGAAAAGAAAAGTTTGGAGCGAAGTGCATTGA
- the rpe gene encoding ribulose-phosphate 3-epimerase, whose amino-acid sequence MKVAPSLLSADFMHLAKEIESVSNADFLHVDVMDGHYVPNLTMGPVILENVTQMSQVPLDVHLMVENASFFVGLFAPLKPQIISIHAENEKHPHRVLQLIRNSGITPGVVLNPHTHEESVKYLLESVGLVLLMSVNPGFGGQKFLDLVLEKCLKVKELIKRYNPSCLLEVDGGVNDTNIFELQQAGVDVVVSGSYIFKSKDRKLAIEGLQNANKSLA is encoded by the coding sequence TTGAAAGTAGCTCCGAGCCTTTTGAGCGCTGATTTTATGCATTTAGCCAAAGAGATAGAGAGCGTGAGTAACGCTGATTTTTTGCATGTGGATGTGATGGATGGGCATTATGTGCCTAATTTAACCATGGGGCCTGTGATTTTAGAGAATGTTACTCAAATGAGCCAAGTGCCTTTAGATGTGCATTTAATGGTAGAAAACGCGAGCTTTTTTGTGGGATTGTTCGCTCCTTTAAAACCGCAAATCATCAGCATTCATGCAGAAAATGAAAAGCACCCCCACAGGGTGTTGCAACTCATTAGAAATTCAGGCATCACGCCAGGCGTTGTCCTAAACCCCCACACGCATGAAGAAAGCGTTAAATACTTGCTAGAAAGCGTGGGGCTAGTGCTTTTAATGAGTGTGAATCCGGGCTTTGGCGGGCAGAAGTTTTTAGATCTGGTGCTAGAAAAATGCCTGAAAGTCAAGGAACTGATCAAACGCTACAACCCTAGCTGTCTTTTAGAAGTGGATGGGGGCGTGAATGATACAAATATCTTTGAACTCCAACAAGCGGGCGTGGATGTGGTGGTTTCAGGGAGTTATATTTTTAAATCCAAAGATCGTAAGCTGGCTATTGAAGGCTTACAGAATGCCAATAAATCTCTTGCATAA
- a CDS encoding SAM-dependent methyltransferase → MVSNTTLQKNLDAFYTHPKIARFCLDLLKDLINQNLGLDLNAFHFLEPSAGSGSFVDALKGLGIADWDALDIAPKAQGIQKKDYLLELIEFNKKRVIIGNPPFGHRGKLALDFLNKSLNEAPIVAFILPNLFKRYSIQKHIDKRAKLVLNADLEKNAFIFNERPYDVKCVFQIYMHKNIALNLKDERIIAPPKIRHSDFITYIHNNTPHTLKYFNKEKYQWDFAVVRQGFYDYNEKITNANLLIKNRQYFFIKAHSKEALRIIHKIDFNKLAHKNTQVLGFSTYDFVEEYCKLKGMHA, encoded by the coding sequence ATGGTTAGTAATACTACCTTGCAAAAGAATTTAGACGCTTTTTACACCCACCCCAAGATCGCGCGATTTTGTTTGGATTTATTAAAAGATCTCATCAATCAAAATCTAGGGCTAGACTTAAACGCGTTCCATTTTTTAGAGCCAAGTGCAGGGAGTGGGAGCTTTGTTGATGCGTTAAAAGGATTAGGGATTGCCGATTGGGACGCCCTTGATATTGCCCCTAAAGCTCAAGGCATTCAAAAAAAAGATTATTTGTTGGAATTGATTGAGTTTAACAAAAAGCGTGTTATTATTGGCAACCCTCCTTTTGGGCATAGAGGGAAATTAGCCCTAGATTTTTTAAACAAATCTTTAAACGAAGCGCCTATTGTAGCGTTTATTTTGCCCAATTTATTCAAGCGCTATTCTATTCAAAAACACATTGATAAGCGTGCAAAATTGGTTTTAAACGCTGATTTAGAGAAAAACGCTTTTATTTTTAATGAACGGCCCTATGATGTGAAATGCGTTTTTCAAATCTATATGCATAAAAATATCGCCCTAAATCTTAAAGACGAACGCATCATTGCACCCCCTAAAATCCGCCATAGTGACTTTATTACTTACATTCATAACAACACACCACACACCCTAAAATATTTCAACAAAGAAAAATACCAATGGGATTTTGCGGTGGTGAGACAAGGCTTTTATGATTACAACGAAAAGATCACCAATGCAAATTTACTGATTAAAAACCGACAATATTTTTTCATTAAAGCCCACTCCAAAGAAGCTTTAAGGATTATCCATAAAATTGATTTTAACAAACTCGCTCATAAAAACACGCAAGTTTTAGGGTTTTCTACTTATGATTTTGTGGAAGAATATTGCAAATTAAAGGGAATGCATGCTTGA
- a CDS encoding cytochrome b: MAEIKKAKNLGEWLDMRLGTNKLVKVLMTEYWIPKNINFLWAMGVILLTLFGVLVVSGIFLLMYYKPDAKMAFDSVNFTIMQEVAYGWLWRHMHATAASMIFVIIYIHMFVGIYYGSYKKGREMIWISGMILFVVFSAEAFSGYMLPWGQMSYWAAAVITNLFGGIPFIGADVVEWIRGNYVVADSTLTRFFMLHVFLLPIAIILLVGVHFYSLRIPHVNNQEGEEIDFELEEKKFIEGKKKESKVIPFWPVFLSKDIFVVCAFMVFFFYLVCYHYDFAMDPINFERANSLKTPPHIYPEWYFLWSYEVLRGFFFSADLGLMAFGVAQVIFFLLPFLDRSPVVAPAHKRPAFMVWFWLVIIDMIVLTIYGKLPPLGIGKYIGLVGSITFLALFFVVLPIITIAESKKQGGVR, translated from the coding sequence ATGGCAGAGATAAAAAAAGCGAAGAATTTAGGCGAATGGCTGGACATGCGTCTTGGCACTAACAAGCTTGTTAAAGTGCTAATGACAGAATATTGGATCCCTAAAAATATTAATTTCTTATGGGCGATGGGGGTGATTTTATTGACCCTTTTTGGCGTGCTTGTGGTCTCAGGGATTTTCTTGCTCATGTATTACAAGCCTGATGCGAAAATGGCGTTTGATAGCGTGAATTTCACCATCATGCAAGAAGTGGCTTATGGCTGGCTTTGGCGCCACATGCATGCCACGGCAGCGAGCATGATTTTTGTCATCATTTATATCCACATGTTTGTTGGCATCTATTATGGCTCTTACAAAAAGGGTCGTGAGATGATTTGGATTAGCGGGATGATTTTGTTTGTGGTCTTTAGCGCGGAAGCCTTTAGCGGGTATATGCTACCTTGGGGGCAGATGAGTTATTGGGCCGCAGCGGTTATCACTAATTTATTTGGAGGCATTCCTTTTATTGGGGCTGATGTGGTGGAGTGGATTAGGGGCAATTATGTCGTGGCTGATTCCACTTTAACGCGTTTTTTCATGCTCCATGTGTTTTTACTGCCCATTGCGATCATTCTACTTGTTGGGGTGCATTTTTATTCTTTACGCATCCCGCATGTCAATAACCAAGAAGGCGAAGAAATTGACTTTGAATTGGAAGAAAAGAAATTCATTGAAGGCAAGAAAAAAGAGTCTAAAGTCATTCCTTTTTGGCCGGTATTCTTGTCTAAAGATATTTTTGTGGTTTGTGCGTTCATGGTCTTTTTCTTTTACTTGGTGTGTTACCACTATGATTTTGCGATGGATCCTATCAACTTTGAAAGGGCTAATAGCCTTAAAACGCCGCCTCACATTTACCCTGAATGGTATTTCTTATGGAGCTATGAAGTCTTAAGGGGCTTTTTCTTTAGTGCTGATTTAGGGCTAATGGCCTTTGGCGTGGCGCAAGTGATTTTCTTCTTACTGCCCTTTTTAGACAGAAGCCCAGTCGTCGCTCCCGCACACAAACGGCCTGCTTTTATGGTGTGGTTTTGGCTTGTAATCATTGATATGATTGTTTTAACGATCTATGGTAAATTGCCTCCGCTTGGGATCGGTAAATACATTGGCTTAGTGGGTTCAATCACTTTTTTAGCCCTTTTCTTTGTGGTGTTGCCCATTATCACTATCGCTGAGAGCAAGAAACAAGGGGGTGTTAGATGA
- a CDS encoding bactofilin family protein, whose translation MDYHLHVDGELEGVVHSKSTVVIGQTGSVVGEIFANKLVVNGKFTGTVEAEVVEIMPLGRLDGKISSQELVVERKGILIGETRPKNLQGGALLINEQEKKIENK comes from the coding sequence CTGGATTATCATTTGCATGTGGATGGCGAATTAGAAGGGGTGGTGCATTCTAAAAGCACGGTAGTGATCGGGCAAACCGGCTCGGTAGTGGGTGAGATTTTCGCTAATAAATTAGTGGTCAATGGCAAGTTCACTGGCACGGTGGAAGCGGAAGTGGTAGAAATCATGCCTTTAGGGCGCCTTGATGGTAAGATCTCTAGCCAAGAGCTTGTGGTGGAAAGGAAAGGGATTTTGATTGGGGAAACTCGCCCTAAGAATCTTCAAGGGGGGGCGTTGTTGATCAATGAGCAAGAAAAGAAAATTGAAAATAAATAG